The sequence aaatgttacattaatattaagtgagaaaaattaacaaaattgagaaattgagaaaataaaaaaaatatatatttgaaaatttatctaAGCGGCCACCttatttaccctaaaaaaaaaattatataaatatatagatatatacataGATAGAGAGAATTGTTGTACTTTcgttttattttgtaatagaaGATATGAAGTCATTTGAATAAGATTGTAAaagaatatattaaaaataaaaataaattaaaataaaaatagaatagaAAGATCTAATTGTTTTTCCTCCTTAGCAATCATAAtacatattgtcatttaaagacatttttctttctctcttttgttCACAAATTTTGCAAAATATTATGTAAGAACTATAACActgataaattaaatgaacaaATAAAGACAAATATATCGTActcgaatatttttttaatggatggtataaaaatagaattatgagatatattagagataaaaaaaaaatgactgacctaatttcttttatttttcttgccaCCATAGCAATTAGAATATACCTATTAAGacatttttctttctctcttttattcACCAACCCTGCAAAAATATCATGTaaaaacaacacaaataaatcAACCCAACAAataaagacaatattttttaatttcataatataTACTAATTGAATATTTTTAGTGGCTCATACAagaatagaagaaaaaaaaaatagagaccaaaatcttaaaaaaaaaaaaagagagagagagagagagagactaaaCAATATTAAccgtaaaaataataataaattaaataataataaaccaaATTCAGTTGATTTCTCTAAACTGAATAAATAAAAGTGGTTTTTTAACGTGTAATTCTAGAGATGAAATGATTTAGCATTTGGAGCTTTGGTTTTTCCAaactaaatacataaaaatggCTTTTTATCACGTAGTTTTCTAGAGATGGGATAATTTAGCGTTTGGAGTTTCTAAacttaaatatctatatataagtatataattTTTAGGAATTTTATAGTCTTCACAAACACCAAAACATAAATGTTATATATAGTAACGTGTAATCTTTTGAATTTTCAAGAGTAATaatattgattataaataataattattatattagttAAATAGGAAGATGAAAGAGTGTGCACtatgtaaatatttgatatcaaatataCATCATtgcatttattaataatgaatgaattaatcataaattttattaataatacattatttttgtaactgAATATTTTTATGagtaaaaattattgaaaagaaaaataaatgatataaactaaaagaagattagaagtcaccTTACCTCATCTCCACTGTTTTCTCAATTATATATACgtaaacattaagtatttatttaattattttttaaaaaaataaatttaaaatttattattatttacacaTAATACatagaaatacaaaatatatagaaaatatattcaaatataaaatggatgatatttacacttaatatatagaaatacaaaatatataaaaaaaaaatatactaaaatacaAAATGGATgatataacttttttttcttaaatgcaAAGAGATGATAGTTAGAATATTATGGgtttgtcattatttttacattagcttatttatttttcatgacttttttttttttaaaaaaaaaaataaatttataaaagtaTTGTGATACATGAAATTTTTTGTGCTTAATAAAGACTATTTTCTAAAGAATACTAATAGATATCgaatgttacaaaattaatgtgCAAAATTAATGCAACACATATgctcttattttattttgttggagAAAATGTCAAGCtcttaaaaattaagaaaaatagaataaaaaatgtAGGGAATGCCACTTTTTGGTGctttatattgatattgatgATTGATGATAAGAAAAAGAATGCTACTTCTAGTTCTACTACTCTTTTTCAGAAAGAAAAATAGAGTTTTATATACAGTAATTCTTACGTAATTTGCATTGACAATTTGGGCAGAACATATTAATTCATCAAACATACACAATTCCTTTCTTTCCCACCACATTTCTATTTATTCATACATCTAGTTCTCCAATATCCTGCAAAGAAAATcgaatagaaaaattaatataaacaaaaatcTTTTTGTTTTCTAAAAATGTTAAAACTAGACTTTTACCAAAATATTTTATCAGACTTGGAGTTCCTCAACTTTTTCTTCAGCAAACTTGCTTCTAAGAAAAAGTTGAAGAACTCAAATTCCAATAAAAGTTGATTAATTTTACATACAAACGAAAACCcttctaataaaaataaaagtttcagAGTGAATAAAAATGTCTGATATGTTCTGAAATTTTAATCTTTGCATAAAGAGTATTCTTCTATATGATAAGAACAAAAAATGAAGAGCAGTGTCCTATGGTATTGGTACAATCATCTTTACAAACAAATTTTTATCTAAATACAACATAGTGAGTAACCTTACATTTATTCCCCATTTATGTATATACCATCTCAGATCTTAAACTCTTGGTTTTGACAAGCCACAAAAACATTTTCACACACACAAATGCTAGTAAGATGAGGTTAAAATGTACACAATTGAACGAAAATATCTAGACGTAAAATGATCACTAGAGGTTCAGATTAGCATACCTTTTAGATCTTCAATTCTGTTATAGATTAATCAACTTGAGGTTTAGCAGCACGTAGCATTTCGACTATAAGGGTCTTCACGTCCCTGAAAATATACCAGATCAACATGTTTAACatgaaatgaaataataaatgGCCGTCGGAACAttaaaaatacaatcaaaagaTAAGTCATTTGCCAtgatctctcttttcttttccttttcttgGGTGGACCAACCAAATCAGATTCAAAATCTATTAGATTCTTTGAAAAtctattttcatttttcattttgtaaATATATGGACTatgattttgtttatatatcAATTTAATAAGGCAAGAGAATAAGGAAACTTCAATGACAGCAACACTGAAAttctaaatttataatttaaactGTTGTTGCTTAATGTGATATAACACTTAGGGGGGAGATAGTCATTGTTAAAGAAGACTCACTTCCGATCCTCTGCACGTCTCGGGAAAGGAATTCGAAGCTTGAAAGTATTTCCTTGATAACCCgcctaaattaaatataaatataaaagattATAACTGTTTGCCATCAACAGGAAAGAGAAAATACATTtgtcattttcttataaaaacCCTCACAAACTGATGAAGAGATGACACTCGAAATGGGGAAACAGAAAATTGTAGGGTACTTGATAATAAGCTTTATGCAATTAAAAGAAGACAAATGATTTATAAGTTTGAAAAAGGAAATCTGGAACACATGGCTAACACTCAAAAATACCTTAACATTGAAACCAAGGCTATCCAAGTCCAGCATGTAAGCAAAGTCAACCTGTGAAACATCAAAATTCAACTTTCATGTATATCCAATTTAGTCATGTATtttatttcctttatttttattatttcaacAAATCTAGGAACATAATTGTTACATGCTAGGGATGTGCCTAATTTGACTAAGTAATAGACTCTCACTTCGATGAGGAATATACATTCCACATGAATTTTCATAGCTTATAAACAGAGGAAAGAGGGGAAAAGAATCTCCTTCAAATTTAATTGCATATATCTCATTACCGGAATAGATGTTGAATGTTGCACAATGACTTTTGTGTCATCTTCATGATCCTTGTTCATGTGAGTCTAGCAAAAgatgatttttaatttaaatcacTAAAATCAGTACAAGAATATGTCACAATTTATAAAGAGTAATAAGTAATACCACAACAGGCTTAGAAAACTGAGCAATTGAATCAACTTTTGCATCTTTATACTCCTCACTGCTAAACTCTGAAATCAAATTTAAGAAATATAATATGAAGATAAATAACAGAACTCATAGTAGGTGCAGAGAACATAGAAGGTCAAGCGACAGTTGAGTGAAAGGGAAACGGTAATTAGAAACATGTGTTTCTTGTGTAATTTAAAAGAGTGGAAACTATGGCCAGTCCTTTCGTATGTAGTTATGATGTACGAACCTCCAGATCCTAGCAAAGCTGTTGCGACCCCGGACACATATCTCACAACTTTTGGTTGAATTCGCAGGAATTGGAAGTCCCCAAAGTCAACCTTCAGATGTGAGTAGTGATTTAGTGATTTGAATATACAAATTGTCACAACATATGCTATGGTGTGACAAAATGTTAATTTTTCTTGAGAATAAGGGAGCATAAGTTACCCAAAATGCATTGGGATGCCTAGCCAAATATGCACTGCGAACCGATGCTTGATCAATTTCAGAGACCTATTAAATTGTTGAGAATAGTCTTAGTCTTGCAATTCAAATAACTTGAGACAATAGCATCTTTATAAGTATAATACTTACAGGAATTGCATCACCATGCAGAGTAATCACTAAATCTGTCCTATCCTCAGGATCTCTAGCCACAAGCAATGAACACTTACCATTAGCTGCTAAGTCCTGTGGCaaagaagaaaattaattaaactaaaTAAAGTAAAAGAGCGAAAATTGTCAGGCAAAATGATCTTACTAAGTACTGGTATTACATATCACACAAATATTAACCATTTGCAGAGTGATTAATCTGAAATAGTGACCATAAGCAATCAACTTCAAATTGTGAAAGAAATTAATACATTCATGATTTTTATTTCACGCCAACATCCatataaaaattcaacaaaagCTACAAGAAATTGCCCAGATAtgagagataaaatttgaagaTTGGCAATATCCCAGCAACTAGGTTTACTTATCTACACACATCCATCGGGCGTCTATAGAATTAAGACTAGTGCCTTATcttaaaaatcatatatttaagTGCAATTAGGATTACTCTTGTATAACAAATTTTGGTTAATAATCAGAACATTTCCTCTAACTATCCACAAATGCTTCAGGTGACTAAGAAAGTGAAACTAATCATCAAATAATCAGATATTCTAAGTGAGAAGTAGAACCTTTGAATGAAACGCCAAGCTGCTAACAGCTAAAATTGGAGACCCATCTGTGTCACATGCAAAGTCAACCATTGACCCTGATGGATAACCATCATGTTTCTGCATATCAAAGTAAAAAGTTAAGAACTTCAAGACAAAATCTACACATTTTCCAGGCAAAGAAGAAATCTTTAAAAGGAAATTGATGTGTTAAAACACCAAACCTCATGGGGGGAGCAAACAATGGAGCTAGCTACTGCCCTCATCATGAGTTAAAACCATATACTATAAaagggaaaattctgaaactcTCATACTATGCTACCTATTTTATTGGATTAACAAGTATGAATGATGAGTAAAAAATTAGGatttatattaagaaaaaattagattttatttaattttgaatgaTTAAAGTTCTATAATTCTATCAATTACAACATTATTAGTGATCGtattctctctttctctaaattcTATCTTCACTTTCTCAGAATCATTCAATTCCACTCTGTTCTTCTCTCCTCAAACCCAATCTTCAAAGAAATTACCAGACCTGCGAAATAGTAGAGAGCGTTCCACGCAAACTACGGTCAAGAACCGTACGAATCTCCTCAACCGGAGGTAACCGAGCAGCCTTTTCCTGCAATCAAATCAAATATAACCAAACTCATTTTCTCAGAATTCTGCTAATTAACTTTTGTCTTTTCGAAGAAACGTACCTGATGAGATTGAATCAACTGAAAGACATCGGTATCATCTTTATTGCCACCTTGAAATTTTGGCGCTGAAACAGTTTGATTGGAAGAAGCAGCAGCCATGGAAAAAAGACGAgatggagaagaagaagaagagaaaagggAAAATGAGTTGGGTAGAGTGAGATGTGTGGTGGTAGAGGTAAGGTTGGGGTGGATGGTTAAAGAAGGGGAAGGAGTCGTCCATGGTCTCACCAATGACTTCATCGTCGTCTCTCTTGGCTTAGGGCTTAGCTTAGCTTAGCTTAGCTGACACACCAACACCAATGGAGGAAGGAACAGTCCAATGCTAAAAGCTAACGTGGTCGACCTTCTTTGCCTTTTCTTTGCCTTGCCTacatttatcatttattattacaatttttttttaactttttatgaAAATTTGCTAAACTAACAAATAGGGAAATGTTAAAAGCAAACTAGGTGCTTAACACTCTGTCTTATGTGTCCAACTAATaatttttagggagtatcgctagcaaATCGTAACGTTACATATGAGAAGGTGCACTCGTGGTGCTTAACACTCTCTTATGTGTCCAACTAATAATTTTTAAGGAGTATTGCTAGCCAATCGTAACGTAACATATGAGAAGGTGCTAAGCATTACTGGTGTCTAATAGCAACACTCCtaacaaatattataaaatttacaaaataaccaGATTGAGAAATGTTAAGGGCCAAAAACAATTGCCTACTTCCTGAGCAAATACAAGAGAAACCCAACTCTCTCACTCGAGTATTTCAAGAACACACCTTGAACAATACTCCTCACTCTGTTTCTTCACTCTCCAATCAGACTAATTACTTCTCTATCTCACTTAGTAATAGCTAACATGCCTTTATATATAGGCTTACATGAAAACGAAAAACAGAAGAGTAACAAACTTAACTACCCAAGCTCTTGAGAGTGTGAACATAACCGAAATAATTAACTGTCCAAGAAACTTGGAACTGAATGTAACAACCTGTTTCTTTATTTGGATTACCAGAAAACTACAAATTCCACCTTAATCCAAATAAAGCAGACATTCTGGAGtttcacctctctctct is a genomic window of Cannabis sativa cultivar Pink pepper isolate KNU-18-1 chromosome 9, ASM2916894v1, whole genome shotgun sequence containing:
- the LOC115723321 gene encoding uncharacterized protein LOC115723321 gives rise to the protein MKSLVRPWTTPSPSLTIHPNLTSTTTHLTLPNSFSLFSSSSSPSRLFSMAAASSNQTVSAPKFQGGNKDDTDVFQLIQSHQEKAARLPPVEEIRTVLDRSLRGTLSTISQKHDGYPSGSMVDFACDTDGSPILAVSSLAFHSKDLAANGKCSLLVARDPEDRTDLVITLHGDAIPVSEIDQASVRSAYLARHPNAFWVDFGDFQFLRIQPKVVRYVSGVATALLGSGEFSSEEYKDAKVDSIAQFSKPVVTHMNKDHEDDTKVIVQHSTSIPVDFAYMLDLDSLGFNVKAGYQGNTFKLRIPFPRRAEDRKDVKTLIVEMLRAAKPQVD